A region of Fimbriimonadaceae bacterium DNA encodes the following proteins:
- the serS gene encoding Serine--tRNA ligase: MLDRQLLREQPEFVRQQCLRKGIEAPIDEFTRIDAEWRTQKHALDEMLARSNAISKTIGHLMAQGKREEAEAAKGETAALKAQIQALEQQVRDLEAALSEIELKFPNLPHESVPDGADPEDNVVVRTFAEPPTFEWEAKPHWEIGEELGLIDLARGAKIAGSGFPVYTGWGARLQRALISFMIDHQTQNNGYREVFPPYIVNTASLVGTGNLPKFEEDLYKVDDGLYLIPTAEVPVTNLYRDEILEAWQLPINLAGYSACFRKEAGSAGKDTRGLLRIHQFDKIELVKFTLPESSYDELEQLTADAESVLQTLGLHYRVVLLCAGDMGDKGCKCYDLEVWSPGVGRYLEISSCTNFEAYQARRANIRFRREQGAKPEHVHILNGSGLATPRLFSAIVETHYHPDGYVDVPGPLRQYVGTDRIEAGTL, from the coding sequence CGAGGCACCGATCGACGAGTTCACCCGCATCGATGCCGAGTGGCGAACACAAAAGCATGCTCTTGATGAAATGCTAGCCCGGAGCAATGCGATCAGCAAAACGATTGGTCATCTGATGGCGCAGGGCAAGCGCGAGGAAGCCGAAGCAGCGAAGGGAGAAACTGCTGCACTAAAAGCCCAGATTCAGGCCCTGGAGCAACAGGTGCGTGACTTGGAAGCCGCGCTCTCGGAGATCGAGCTTAAGTTTCCCAACCTTCCCCATGAATCGGTTCCCGACGGCGCTGATCCAGAAGACAACGTCGTCGTGAGAACTTTTGCCGAGCCACCAACCTTCGAGTGGGAGGCCAAGCCGCATTGGGAAATCGGCGAAGAGCTCGGCCTGATCGACCTTGCTCGGGGCGCCAAGATCGCCGGAAGCGGATTTCCTGTCTACACGGGCTGGGGAGCACGCCTCCAGCGGGCGCTTATCAGCTTCATGATCGACCACCAGACCCAAAACAACGGGTACCGCGAGGTCTTTCCACCGTATATCGTCAATACGGCGAGCCTGGTTGGAACCGGCAACTTGCCGAAGTTCGAAGAGGACCTTTACAAGGTGGACGACGGCTTATATCTGATTCCCACCGCCGAGGTACCGGTCACCAATCTCTATCGCGACGAGATCCTTGAGGCCTGGCAGCTGCCGATCAATCTCGCCGGCTATTCCGCGTGCTTCAGAAAGGAAGCAGGTTCCGCAGGAAAGGACACGCGCGGGCTGTTAAGGATCCACCAATTCGACAAGATCGAACTCGTCAAGTTCACCCTCCCAGAGTCGAGTTACGATGAACTTGAGCAGCTCACCGCAGATGCGGAGTCGGTCCTCCAGACACTTGGATTGCATTACCGTGTCGTCCTGCTTTGCGCGGGCGACATGGGTGACAAGGGATGCAAATGCTACGATCTGGAGGTCTGGTCCCCCGGAGTCGGGCGGTACCTCGAGATTTCAAGCTGCACGAATTTCGAGGCGTACCAAGCGAGGCGGGCGAACATACGCTTCCGACGGGAGCAGGGCGCCAAACCAGAGCATGTCCATATCTTGAACGGTAGTGGACTGGCGACGCCTCGCCTATTCAGCGCAATCGTTGAAACGCACTATCATCCAGACGGATACGTCGACGTGCCTGGTCCGTTACGGCAGTATGTGGGTACGGATCGAATCGAAGCCGGAACACTCTAG